The Arctopsyche grandis isolate Sample6627 chromosome 7, ASM5162203v2, whole genome shotgun sequence genome includes a window with the following:
- the LOC143914350 gene encoding lysosomal alpha-mannosidase-like, whose protein sequence is MKLLYVLLYVTLFGLINARPDRSNFKQQKATCGYESCHPTSNDLLNVHLVPHSHDDVGWLKTLDQYYYGSRTSTQRAGVQYILDSVVDELLKDPKRRFVYVESAFFEKWWLEQDEERREDVKQLVNEGRLEFAGGAWSMNDEASVHYHSIVDQLTWGLRFLNDTFGECGRPRAGWQIDPFGHSRELANLWAVAGFDGLLLVRIDHQDKKRRTSEKECEMIWRGSDDIGAPSDLLTGVLFNHYSPPPGFCFDVLCSDDPIIDDVNSPDYNVDQMVEKFLEFVKNQADSYKTNNIILTMGDDFYYQNALMWYKNMDKLIKYVNERHNEVKLIYSTPSCYIKSLHDSNTTWPTKQDDFFPYGSDSHSFWTGYFTSRPTLKYYERRGNNMLQACKQLQSMTNPSDESGLRSLRSAMGVMQHHDAITGTEKQHVAYDYARILEAGIQDCLKVSQNAINKLMATSEEISMQLCKLNETECSISENSNSYILTFYNPLGYEVSDIVRIPSIGKIASIRNATGALLEHWIQPLTDDLKNRKKIIKSNATHELIFEVKNIPALGFKSYYIDNKGLSNDDDGVQKTEQSYESRDIENEFIKVNLDSNTGLVSSISFTDNGVTTDFPLSQEMLYYEGADKSGERASGAYVFRPKTEDPISFNRPVNRFLTSDIVSEVHQHFSNWTTQIIRTYRGQKHVEIEWTVGPIPIEDKTGKEVITRFSTDFKTDSSFYTDSSGRQMLKRILNKRPTWEVELDEPVSGNYYPVVSMMSIKDNASKRELYLITDRAQGGSSLKDGQLELMVHRRLLKDDGFGVGEALDESENGIGLVARGTHYLVIGNSDQETPPLIYSRQLALKKLLQPIILISDAEKIPFSQWINNNNVYGGIIAKLPDNVHLLTLEPWKEGSILLRLEHYFQKTDDPNNLSKSVTVDLEEFLSGFTISSIKEVTLPANQFSNEAKRLNWKSSEIIAENFNEIYNKQCSSNRNSVNYCMLDSKRAFTHMIRNQSSNIDSRNTKEIRITLNAMEIKSFVIEAVPKHL, encoded by the exons atgaAACTGCTATATGTTTTACTTTACGTTACACTCTTCGGATTAATTAATGCGAGACCTGATAGATCTAATTTCAAGCAGCAAAAAGCTACATGTGGATATGAG TCATGTCATCCCACATCGAATGATTTACTTAATGTGCATTTAGTACCGCATAGTCACGATGACGTAGGCTGGCTTAAAACTCTCGATCAGTATTACTATGGAA GTCGAACTTCAACTCAAAGAGCTGGTGTACAATATATTTTGGATTCTGTTGTCGATGAACTTCTAAAAGATCCAAAACGACG ATTTGTATACGTTGAAAGTGCGTTCTTCGAAAAATGGTGGCTAGAGCAGGACGAAGAAAGACGAGAGGATGTAAAGCAACTTGTCAATGAAGGAAGATTGGAATTCGCTGGTGGAGCTTGGTCTATGAACGATGAAGCCAGTGTCCATTATCATAGTATTGTAGATCAACTCACTTGGGGCTTAAG ATTCTTGAATGATACTTTTGGAGAGTGCGGTCGACCTAGAGCTGGTTGGCAGATAGATCCTTTCGGACACTCTCGAGAATTGGCCAATTTGTGGGCTGTGGCAGGATTTGATGGACTGTTATTAGTAAGGATAGATCATCAGGATAAAAAGCGTCGAACGAGTGAAAAAGAATGCGAAATGATTTGGAGAGGAAGTGACGATATCG GAGCACCTTCTGATTTGTTGACTGGTGTTTTATTCAATCATTATTCACCACCTCCTGGATTCTGttttgatgttttgtgctcTGATGATCCGATCATTGATGATGTTAACAGCCCCGATTACAATGTCGATCAAATG GTTGAAAAATTTTTAGAGTTTGTAAAAAATCAAGCTGACagttataaaacaaataatattattttgacaatGGGTGATGACTTCTATTATCAAAATGCTCTAATGTGGTACAAGAACATGGATAAATTGATCAA ATATGTAAATGAAAGACATAATGAAGtgaaattaatatattcaaCACCATCGTGCTATATAAAATCTTTACACGATTCAAACACAACTTGGCCAACTAAACAAGATGATTTTTTCCCCTACGGAAGTGATTCACACTCATTCTGGACTGGTTACTTCACTTCCAGACCAACGTTAAAATACTACGAAAGAAGAGGAAACAATATGCTACAA GCTTGCAAACAACTGCAATCGATGACGAATCCATCGGACGAATCTGGACTACGTTCTTTAAGATCTGCCAtgg GTGTAATGCAACATCACGATGCAATTACCGGAACTGAAAAGCAACATGTTGCTTATGATTATGCGAGGATATTAGAGGCCGGAATCCAAGATTGCTTGAAAGTTTCCCAGAATGCTATAAA TAAATTAATGGCAACATCTGAAGAGATTTCAATGCAGCTATGCAAACTCAATGAGACTGAATGCAGTATTTCGGAAAATTCAAATTCTTATATA TTAACTTTTTATAATCCTTTGGGTTATGAAGTGAGTGATATAGTTAGAATACCGAGCATTGGAAAGATAGCCTCCATCAGAAACGCAACAG GTGCATTACTTGAACATTGGATACAACCTTTAACAGATGATCTAAAGAATCGAAAGAAGATTATAAAATCGAACGCCACTCATGAACTTATATTTGAAGTTAAAAATATACCAGCTCTGGGATTCAAATCGTATTACATAGATAACAAAGGATTGTCTAATGATGATGATGGAGTTCAAAAAACGGAGCAATCATACGAAAGCAGAGATATCGAAAATGAG ttcATCAAAGTAAACTTGGATTCAAATACTGGATTAGTGAGCAGTATATCTTTCACAGACAATGGAGTGACAACAGATTTTCCATTATCTCAAGAAATGCTGTATTACGAAGGAGCGGATAAAAGTGGTGAAAG aGCTTCTGGAGCATACGTTTTCAGACCTAAAACCGAAGATCCAATCTCTTTCAACCGACCTGTTAATAGATTTTTAACG TCTGATATAGTAAGTGAAGTCCACCAACATTTCTCAAATTGGACAACCCAAATTATACGAACATATCGTGGTCAAAAACATGTTGAAATTGAATGGACAGTGGGACCAATTCCAATTga AGATAAAACTGGTAAAGAAGTCATAACACGATTTTCAACAGATTTCAAGACTGATAGCTCATTCTATACAGATTCCAGTGGAAGGCAAATGTTGAAACGAATTCTGAATAAAAGGCCTACATGGGAAGTCGAACTAGATGAACCAGTTTccg GAAATTATTACCCTGTCGTTTCTATGATGTCAATCAAGGACAATGCCTCTAAACGAGAGTTATATTTAATCACAGACAGAGCTCAAGGTGGCAGTTCTTTGAAAGATGGACAGCTTGAACTGATG GTTCATAGAAGACTTTTAAAAGATGACGGATTTGGAGTTGGAGAAGCGTTAGACGAATCTGAAAATGGAATAGGACTAGTTGCTAGGGGAACACATTACTTAGTCATCGGAAATTCAGATCAAGAGA caCCACCACTAATATATAGTAGGCAACTGGCTTTGAAGAAACTTCTACAGCCGATCATATTGATTTCGGATGCTGAAAAGATTCCATTCAGTCAAtggatcaataataataatgtg TATGGAGGTATTATAGCAAAGTTGCCAGATAATGTTCACCTTTTGACGTTAGAACCGTGGAAAGAAGGGTCCATTTTATTGAGATTGGAACACTATTTCCAAAAAACAGACGATCCAAATAATCTCTCAAAGTCTGTAACAGTTGATTTGGAAGAATTTTTATCTGGATTTACGATATCTTCAATTAAAGAAGTGACTTTACCCGCCAATCAATTTTCAAACGAAGCGAAAAGATTAAATTGGAAATCTTCTGAAATAATAGCTGAGAATTTCAACGAAATATACAACAAGCAATGTTCTTCCAATAGGAATTCGGTCAATTATTGTATGTTGGATTCAAAACGTGCATTCACTCATATGATTCGGAACCAATCCTCAAATATCGATTCGAGGAATACAAAAGAAATTCGGATCACTTTGAATGCAATGGAAATTAAGTCTTTTGTTATTGAAGCAGTACCGAAACATTTATGA